Proteins found in one Alicyclobacillus cycloheptanicus genomic segment:
- the istA gene encoding IS21 family transposase: protein MTAKLSVKRFSQRLVKVCVNLGAMRGSKLDPFKPYIQEQMQKGVLNAVRLLRDLRAQGYTGEVTILREYMRPLRPVVKAVATVRFETDPGKQAQIDLGEFPYIGLDQKRHKAICFVMVLSYSRMLYLEYIRGSDQLSILQALRNALEYFGGVPVTILSDNCKPLVLSNDGQGNVEFTPEYLDFAKYYGFLPKACKPYRSRTKGKIERPIRYIRQSFWPVEFVDSADLNRQAFLWRDTVANARVHATTHAVPLDRFAEEKLTPLPVATYPLSQHEFRKVANDCRVSWKANFYSVPWQYVGHSVMVRELQNGVLRIEHNGQVIAEHRVLVGKHQVSHNHDHTKGIPRSDDTRVNGKVAGVQIAAQVEQRDLEFYEQIAATGVVS from the coding sequence ATGACCGCAAAACTATCCGTCAAGCGATTCAGTCAAAGACTCGTGAAGGTGTGCGTCAATCTGGGCGCCATGCGCGGGTCCAAATTGGATCCGTTCAAGCCCTACATTCAAGAGCAAATGCAGAAAGGAGTTTTAAACGCGGTACGTTTGTTGCGGGATCTGCGAGCACAGGGATATACCGGCGAAGTCACTATCCTGCGAGAATACATGCGCCCACTGCGGCCCGTCGTGAAGGCGGTGGCGACCGTTCGCTTCGAGACGGATCCAGGCAAGCAGGCGCAAATTGATCTCGGGGAATTCCCCTACATCGGGCTGGATCAGAAAAGACACAAAGCGATTTGCTTCGTGATGGTTCTGTCCTACTCCCGAATGCTCTATCTCGAGTATATCAGAGGTAGTGATCAACTGAGCATCCTGCAGGCACTTCGGAATGCGCTTGAGTATTTTGGCGGCGTACCTGTCACCATTTTGAGCGACAATTGCAAGCCACTAGTGCTCTCAAACGATGGGCAGGGCAATGTGGAATTCACTCCAGAATATCTAGACTTCGCCAAATACTACGGATTCCTGCCAAAGGCGTGCAAGCCCTATCGCAGCCGGACGAAAGGCAAGATTGAACGTCCCATCCGTTACATCCGGCAAAGCTTCTGGCCAGTCGAGTTTGTGGATAGCGCAGATCTCAACCGGCAAGCGTTCCTCTGGCGCGACACGGTCGCCAACGCCCGCGTGCATGCGACCACGCATGCTGTACCATTGGACAGGTTTGCAGAGGAGAAGTTAACGCCCCTGCCCGTTGCTACCTATCCCCTGTCACAGCATGAGTTCCGGAAGGTGGCCAATGACTGCCGTGTGAGCTGGAAAGCGAACTTCTACAGTGTTCCATGGCAATACGTTGGTCATAGTGTCATGGTACGCGAGCTACAAAACGGCGTCCTACGAATTGAGCACAATGGGCAGGTGATCGCGGAACACCGGGTTCTCGTCGGCAAACACCAGGTATCTCACAACCACGACCATACGAAAGGTATCCCGCGGTCGGACGACACGAGAGTGAATGGAAAAGTGGCGGGCGTCCAGATTGCTGCACAAGTGGAGCAACGAGATTTGGAGTTTTATGAGCAGATCGCTGCCACCGGGGTGGTGTCATGA